A stretch of DNA from Yoonia sp. G8-12:
CCGCGAGCACGTGCTCTGCTTCGTGGAACGGGCACGCGACCAAGTGGTTGCCGCCGATATCCTCTAGCTTGGGCCGCTCATCCGCGCAGGAGGCCTGTGCCTTGGGACAGCGGGTGCGGAACACGCAGCCCGAAGGCGGCGATAGCGGTGACGGCAGTTCACCTTCGAGGATCGGCCGTGGGCGTGCGCGTTCCAAGACCGGATCAGGGATCGGCACAGACGCGATGAGCGCTTGGCTATAGGGGTGTTCGGGCAGGGTCGTCAGCTTGTGACTATCCGCAGTTTCCATCACACGCCCCAAGTACAGCACCAGTGTGCGGTCACTGATGTGTTTCACGACGCTCAGATCATGGGCGATGAAGACCATCGACAGGCCCATGTCGCGCTGCAATTCCATCAGCAGGTTGATGACCTGCGCCTGCACAGACACATCAAGTGCGGAAACCGGTTCGTCACAAATCAACAGCTTTGGTTTCAAGATCAGCGCGCGCGCGATCCCGATCCGCTGGCATTGGCCGCCGGAGAATTCATGCGGGTAGCGGTTGATCAGATTTGGCAAAAGACCCACCCGTTCCATCAATTCGCCAACGCGTTTTTTGACCTCTTTGCGCGGGGTTTTGGGTTCATGGGTGATAAGTGGCTCTGCGATAATCTCGCCCACGGTCATGCGCGGGTTCAGTGCGGCAAGCGGATCTTGAAAGATCATCTGCACATCGCGCCGGTGGACGCGGCGTTCGCGGGGATCCATGTTGGCCAGATCGGCGCCTTCAAAGAAGATATTGCCACCAGACGACGGTATCGTACCAACCACAGCGCGGGCAGTCGTAGATTTGCCAGAGCCGGATTCACCCACAATCCCAAGGCATTCACCCGGCTGGATATCAAAACTGACCTCGGACACGGCCTGCAGTTTGCGCGGTGGCGTCCACGGCCACGCGCCGTGCTTACGCACGTCGAAAGTAACCGACAGGTTGCGGACTGAAAGGAGCGGTTCCATTACGCGACCTCGCTGGCTGGCAGATGACAGGCGCGACGGCGGTTGCCGATCTTTTCCAGCGGGGGGCGCTGGGCGTGGCATTGGTCAAGTTTCACGGGGCAGCGCGGTGAAAAGGGGCATCCGGATGGCAGATTGGACATATCAGGGGGTTCGCCAGCGATTGTCATCAGCGCGCCTTCGTCCTTGTCCAGCCGCGGCACCGCCTTCAGCAGACCGCTGGTGTATGGATGCGAGGGCTTTGCAAAGATATCATCGGTTGTGCCCTCTTCCATGATTTGCCCACCATACATAACAAGTGTGCGGTCGCAGAAACCGGCGACGACACCAAGGTCATGAGTGATCAGGATCACAGCCGTGCCAAAGTCTTTGCGGATATCGCCCAAGAGCTGCATGATTTGCGCCTGTACGGTCACATCAAGCGCCGTTGTCGGTTCATCCGCGATCAGCAAGCGGGGTTGGCACAGCAGCGACATTGCAATCATGATCCGCTGGCGCATACCGCCGGAAAATTCATGCGGGTACATCGTGATGCGCGCGCGGGCGTCGGGGATGCGCACCGCGTCAAGCATGCGCACAGATTCGGTAATGGCCTGCGATTTGCTGACACCGTTATGCAGCATTAGCACTTCGGCCATCTGTTCGCTGACCCGCAGATAGGGGTTTAGCGACGTCATAGGATCCTGAAAGATCATCGCCATGTCGTTGCTGCGAATTTTGTTGAATTCACGCTGGGACAATTTCAGCAGGTCTTGCCCGTCGAACCGCGCAACGCCCGTGGCCCGCCCGTTTTTGGCCAAAAGCCCCATCGCGG
This window harbors:
- a CDS encoding ABC transporter ATP-binding protein; this translates as MEPLLSVRNLSVTFDVRKHGAWPWTPPRKLQAVSEVSFDIQPGECLGIVGESGSGKSTTARAVVGTIPSSGGNIFFEGADLANMDPRERRVHRRDVQMIFQDPLAALNPRMTVGEIIAEPLITHEPKTPRKEVKKRVGELMERVGLLPNLINRYPHEFSGGQCQRIGIARALILKPKLLICDEPVSALDVSVQAQVINLLMELQRDMGLSMVFIAHDLSVVKHISDRTLVLYLGRVMETADSHKLTTLPEHPYSQALIASVPIPDPVLERARPRPILEGELPSPLSPPSGCVFRTRCPKAQASCADERPKLEDIGGNHLVACPFHEAEHVLAVGK
- a CDS encoding oligopeptide/dipeptide ABC transporter ATP-binding protein, which codes for MPLLEIEDLMVTFTTADGDVHAVNGLSFNIDKGETLAIVGESGSGKSQTAFAAMGLLAKNGRATGVARFDGQDLLKLSQREFNKIRSNDMAMIFQDPMTSLNPYLRVSEQMAEVLMLHNGVSKSQAITESVRMLDAVRIPDARARITMYPHEFSGGMRQRIMIAMSLLCQPRLLIADEPTTALDVTVQAQIMQLLGDIRKDFGTAVILITHDLGVVAGFCDRTLVMYGGQIMEEGTTDDIFAKPSHPYTSGLLKAVPRLDKDEGALMTIAGEPPDMSNLPSGCPFSPRCPVKLDQCHAQRPPLEKIGNRRRACHLPASEVA